The DNA region CCAAACTATTACAGATAGTCTTATGGAGGAAGCAATCAGTTTATCAGGACTAGATAACCCTAAAAGTGTGCAGCAGCTGTCAAAGTGGATAGAACAGGAAACTGGAGAAGAAACAGCAGATCTTACTAAAGAAACAGTTAAAAGTCTTATAAAGATCACAGATAATGATGTAGTAAAGAGAATGCTTGAAATAAGGCAGGAACTTTCAAAGACAAGTGTTAAAAAGTATACAGCCATGAAAGAAGCAGTATGCCTTGATGGAAGAGTAAGAGGACTATTACAGTTTTATGGAGCTAATAGGACCGGCAGATGGGCCGGAAGAATTGTACAGGTACAGAACCTTCCTAGAAGTTATATTGAAACTCTTAGTCATGCAAGAGATTGTGTTAAGGGTAGAAAGATAGATGCTTTAAAACTTATATATGGAAGTGTTCCAGATACTCTGTCACAGCTTATAAGAACGGCCTTTGTACCTTCTAAGGGTAATTTATTTGTAGATGCAGACTTTAGTGCTATTGAAGCAAGAGTAATAGCCTGGCTTGCTGGAGAACAGTGGCGTATTGATGTATTTAACTCACATGGAAAGATATATGAAGCTTCAGCAAGTCAGATGTTTGGTGTTCCTATAGAACTTATTAAAAAAGGTAATCCGGAATATGCTTTACGTCAAAAAGGTAAAGTTGCGGAGCTTGCACTAGGATACCAGGGTGCATCCGGTGCACTTATAGCTATGGGCGCCTTAAATATGGGACTTACTGAAGAAGAACTTCCGGAGATTGTACGCAGATGGAGATCGTCAAATAAAAGGATAGTGGACCTTTGGTACTCTATAGAAAATGCTGCTATCTCAGTTATGAAAACAGGCCAAGCGGCAGGAGTTAAAAATATAATTATTGCTCATGAAGGAGACTATGCTACCGGACAGGACTTTTTAACTATTACACTTCCAAGTGGTAGAAAACTATTCTATGCTAGACCTTTTATTGCTCAAAATGACTGGGGGAAAGATTCAATTCAGTATCACGGTATGAATCAGAATACTAAGAAATGGGAAACAGTACCTACTTATGGTGGCAAATTAGTGGAGAATATCGTGCAGGCTATAGCGAGAGATTGTCTAGCAGAGAATATAAAAAGATTAAGTGAACTAGGATATAAAGTTGTATTTCATGTACATGATGAAGTTATTATTGATTGTCCTAAAGAATATGCAGATTTAGATAGAGTGTGTGAAATAATGAGCCAGCCTATACCATGGGCACAGGGACTTCCATTAGGTGCAGATGGATTTACAGCTGAATTTTATAAGAAAGAATAGTTCGACCACTGATTATAGGTCGAACTAGATGGGTAGATAAAATTGTACTTTGATAATTGAATAATGCGGTGTTTATAGAATAAACTTCTAATATATTTTATCGGTAATAATGGACGATATAGAATATTATGGTATAATTTCTATATGAATTAAGCTAAAAGTATAAGATATTATCTAGCAGTTATTATAGATAATAAATACTTAATTTATAGGTAGTGGTATAGCCGAAATTAAATATAAGGAGAGTTAATGGATGAAGAAAATAGGAATGATTGGTGGTCTTGGACCCGAATCAACTTTAGATTATTATCGCCTAATTATTGAAAAATATCGTAATGAAGTAAAGGATGGTAGCTACCCTGAAATATTGATTAATAGCATGGATATGAATATTCTTTTAAGTTTTGTTGAGAATAAACAATGGGACAACCTTGTAAATTGCTTAATTAAAGGTGTCGAGATACTCTATAAAGCAGGTGCAGATTTTGGATTCATTTCATCAAATACACCACATATAGTATTTGAAAGAATTAAGGAGTTATCTCCTATTCCATTAATAAGTATTGTTGAGGAAACATGTAAAAATGCTGAGGCGTTAGGAATAAAAAAGATTGGCCTAATTGGGACTAAATTTACAATGGAGAGCAATTTTTTTAAGAAAGTATTTGACAAAAGTAATATAAAAATTATCGTTCCAAAAGAAGAAGAACAGGATTATATTCATCATAAACTAATGACTGAAATTGAATTTGGAAAGTTTCTTGATGAAACACGTAATGGATTACTTAATATTGTTAAAAGGATGATTGATGAAGATTCAATAGAGGGATTAATTCTTGGTTGTACAGAGTTGCCATTAATTCTTACAAAAGATGAATTTGGTATACCATTCCTTAATACTACAAAAATTCATGTTGAAAGTATTATTAAAAATTGTATTAAGGAATCTTAATTGATTTACAAAAGTAAAATTTTATTTATATATAATATTTATTAATAGTGAAAATTAAATATTTCATAAAACACCGTATTATTCAAGAATTCTACGGTGTTTTTGTTTCGCCATTCAAAATTAGGGCGAAGGAGGTTATATCAATGAAAATTGTACTTGTAAGGGAAAATGGTAAAGTTAGAATACTTGAAGGTAATGGTCAAGTGAGCGGAAATATATTAGCTATGAGAACTAGACTTACGAGTGGAGATATAAAATACTATGAGTTAGATTATGAAGAACGAGTAGGGTGCCCATTGGCAGGATATATAGCTGCGCTAAATCAATGCCCTGAGTTATTAGATAAATCAGATCTAATTAAAGCAATAGTTTAAGTCATATTTCAAGAATTTAGCTGTAACAAACATCTTATATGTGATGGGAGGAGGTGATACTCCAATGTTAATAAATGATAGAGAGATAACAATATCAACAGCAGGGAGCAGGAAAGCCACAGTATGGACACCTCAGAAGTTATTTATATCTGAGTTTTATGAAAAACTTAGAATACCTGTAAGAAGTCCTGAAAGTTTAGCTGAATATTTATCCTATCCTAAAAGTAAACAGGATAATCTTAAGGATGTAGGGGGCTTTATAGCTGGTACTCTTGAAGGAAATAAAAGAAAAGCTGGAAGTGTAGTAGGCAGAGATGTAGTTACTCTTGACCTTGATAATATACAGCCAGGAGGGACTAATGATGTTCTATGCAGAATTGATGGTCTTGGGTGTTCAGTAGCAGTTTATTCTACACGTAAGCATGAGGAAGCTAGGCCAAGGCTAAGAGTATTAATACCTTTAGATAAAACAGTCACAGCAGATGAATATGAGCCTATATCACGTAAGCTTGGGCAGATAATAGGAATAGAACTTTGTGATCCTACAACCTTTCAAGCTTCAAGATTAATGTATAATCCTTCATGCTGTAATGATAGCCAATATATATTTCAATACTGGGATAAACCTTTTATAAGTGCTGATGGGGTACTTGATAAATATACAAACTGGCGTGATGTAAATGAATGGCCAAAGGTACCAGGAGAAAAGCAGAATCATCAAAAGTTAGCAGCAAGGCAGGAAGATCCTACAACTAAAACTGGAGTTATAGGAGCCTTTTGTAAGACTTATGATGTGTATAAGGTAATAGAATCTTTTATTCCAGGAATATATGAACCATGCGACGATAATTCAAACAGATTTACCTTTACAGGTGGTAGTACTGTAGGTGGTGCTATTGTATATGAAAATGGTAATTTCCTGTATTCACATCATGCTACGGATCCGGCAGGAGGAAAGCTTTGTAATGCCTTTGACCTGGTAAGGTTTCATAAGTTTGGTGAAATGGACGACGAATCAAAGCCGGATACTCCTGTGAATAAATTGCCTTCATATAAGGCCATGTGTGAGTTTGCTGTAAGTGATCCTTTTGTGGCCACGCTTATTAATCAAGAGAGATATGAAAAGACAACTGAAGCTTTTTCTCAGCCTGTAGAAGACAGCGAAGGGGAGCTTGCAAATTGGATAAGTAAATTAAAGTTGAACTCTTCTACAGGAGCGCCGCTTAAAACTACAGCTAATGTACGTGTAGTTTTAGAGAATGATCCACTGCTAAAAGGAAGGATTCGTAAAGATACTTTTGCAGACCATATATTAGGCGAAGCACCGTTTCCATGGGGGATACGTGAAAAAGAAAATGGTGTATTC from Clostridium pasteurianum BC1 includes:
- a CDS encoding virulence-associated E family protein — its product is MLINDREITISTAGSRKATVWTPQKLFISEFYEKLRIPVRSPESLAEYLSYPKSKQDNLKDVGGFIAGTLEGNKRKAGSVVGRDVVTLDLDNIQPGGTNDVLCRIDGLGCSVAVYSTRKHEEARPRLRVLIPLDKTVTADEYEPISRKLGQIIGIELCDPTTFQASRLMYNPSCCNDSQYIFQYWDKPFISADGVLDKYTNWRDVNEWPKVPGEKQNHQKLAARQEDPTTKTGVIGAFCKTYDVYKVIESFIPGIYEPCDDNSNRFTFTGGSTVGGAIVYENGNFLYSHHATDPAGGKLCNAFDLVRFHKFGEMDDESKPDTPVNKLPSYKAMCEFAVSDPFVATLINQERYEKTTEAFSQPVEDSEGELANWISKLKLNSSTGAPLKTTANVRVVLENDPLLKGRIRKDTFADHILGEAPFPWGIREKENGVFLWTDDDDSGFREYIEKILGFRSREVVDDALKNHSNANGFNSVVDYLKGLEWDGVPRLDTLYIDYLGAEDCAYMRTITRKAFVAAVARVMTPGCKFDYMTIVCGRQGIGKSTLFSKLGGKWFSDSIKTFEGKDAAELLQGIWIVEIGELEAFNKTDIKAVKQFLSKCDDQYRAAYARKTEKHLRQCVFFGTTNNHEYLSDPTGNRRFWPVDTEIQKPTKRVFEHLDDEVNQIWAEAVLRWRLGEPLILSPEMEEEAEKRRTTHLERDPLQGQIEAFLDRAIPHDWQKWSLERRRMFWGNGVTDTLELIQRDRVCAMEVWKECLCEIRNMSKGEAHRINAILEVLPGWERAGTMRFGANYGKQKGFRPVSIRKN
- a CDS encoding aspartate/glutamate racemase family protein — encoded protein: MKKIGMIGGLGPESTLDYYRLIIEKYRNEVKDGSYPEILINSMDMNILLSFVENKQWDNLVNCLIKGVEILYKAGADFGFISSNTPHIVFERIKELSPIPLISIVEETCKNAEALGIKKIGLIGTKFTMESNFFKKVFDKSNIKIIVPKEEEQDYIHHKLMTEIEFGKFLDETRNGLLNIVKRMIDEDSIEGLILGCTELPLILTKDEFGIPFLNTTKIHVESIIKNCIKES
- a CDS encoding DNA polymerase, which produces MIHLSIDIETFSSINLGKAGLYKYVQSPDFEILLFAYSLDGEPVQIVDLAQGEKIPFSILQMLADPRVIKHAYNAPFEWYCLNKFYYSPLEQWHCTMFHGLYCGYTAGLAATGTALGLPEDKKKMGIGKALIRLFCLPCKPTAKNGHRTRNMHYHEPEKWNLFKEYCKQDVVTEMEIENRLSAFPVSDQEQRLWELDQRMNADGVKVGQELIEGALYCHQTITDSLMEEAISLSGLDNPKSVQQLSKWIEQETGEETADLTKETVKSLIKITDNDVVKRMLEIRQELSKTSVKKYTAMKEAVCLDGRVRGLLQFYGANRTGRWAGRIVQVQNLPRSYIETLSHARDCVKGRKIDALKLIYGSVPDTLSQLIRTAFVPSKGNLFVDADFSAIEARVIAWLAGEQWRIDVFNSHGKIYEASASQMFGVPIELIKKGNPEYALRQKGKVAELALGYQGASGALIAMGALNMGLTEEELPEIVRRWRSSNKRIVDLWYSIENAAISVMKTGQAAGVKNIIIAHEGDYATGQDFLTITLPSGRKLFYARPFIAQNDWGKDSIQYHGMNQNTKKWETVPTYGGKLVENIVQAIARDCLAENIKRLSELGYKVVFHVHDEVIIDCPKEYADLDRVCEIMSQPIPWAQGLPLGADGFTAEFYKKE